One Bacillus sp. 1780r2a1 DNA segment encodes these proteins:
- a CDS encoding Lrp/AsnC family transcriptional regulator yields the protein MLDQTDLSILKELSKNSRITMKELGEKVHLTGQAAASRVLKLDDAGIIEQYTIKVNQQKLGYHVHAMITIYTTSPYHEPYLSFINTQRDYVVHNYKISGDGCYLLECNFPSNQELDQFLESLNGHANYKLSIIINKS from the coding sequence ATGTTAGACCAAACCGACTTGTCCATACTAAAAGAGCTATCCAAAAACAGTCGGATTACGATGAAAGAGCTGGGTGAAAAGGTACATTTAACTGGACAAGCAGCTGCATCGAGAGTCTTAAAGTTAGATGACGCTGGTATTATTGAGCAGTATACGATTAAAGTAAATCAGCAAAAGCTTGGCTATCATGTTCATGCAATGATCACTATTTATACAACCAGTCCTTATCATGAGCCTTATTTATCGTTTATTAACACGCAGCGTGACTACGTCGTTCACAACTATAAAATTAGCGGAGACGGCTGTTATCTATTAGAATGTAATTTTCCTTCCAATCAAGAGCTGGACCAATTTTTAGAATCTTTAAACGGTCATGCTAACTATAAGCTGTCTATAATTATTAACAAAAGCTGA
- a CDS encoding flavin reductase family protein encodes MLSIDPSAQTERENYKLLTGSIIPRPIAFVTTQSTNGIINAAPFSYFNIVSANPPMISISVQRKSGEMKDTARNIMEKKEFVIHIVDEDNVEQVNMTAANLPAEESEVEVAKLILTESKKVSVPGVKEAKVRFECVLEQAIPLGEGEETSTDLLIGKVVQYHIEDQLYDKGRIDPHGLKAVSRLAGNDYAKLGETFTIARPE; translated from the coding sequence TTGCTATCAATTGATCCATCTGCACAAACGGAAAGAGAAAACTATAAGCTTCTAACGGGAAGCATTATTCCAAGACCGATTGCTTTTGTGACAACGCAGTCGACAAACGGAATAATTAACGCAGCACCTTTTAGCTATTTCAATATTGTCTCTGCAAACCCGCCGATGATCTCGATTTCAGTCCAGCGTAAAAGCGGCGAAATGAAAGATACGGCAAGAAACATTATGGAGAAAAAAGAGTTTGTGATTCACATCGTCGATGAAGATAATGTTGAGCAGGTGAATATGACGGCAGCTAATCTTCCAGCTGAAGAAAGTGAAGTCGAAGTAGCTAAGTTGATTTTGACCGAAAGTAAAAAGGTTTCGGTACCGGGAGTAAAAGAAGCAAAGGTTCGCTTTGAATGTGTACTTGAACAGGCAATTCCCTTAGGAGAAGGTGAAGAAACAAGTACCGACTTGCTTATTGGAAAAGTTGTTCAGTATCACATTGAAGATCAGCTATATGATAAAGGGCGAATTGATCCACACGGCCTTAAAGCTGTTAGCCGCTTGGCCGGCAACGACTACGCTAAACTTGGTGAGACTTTTACAATTGCAAGACCAGAATAA
- a CDS encoding cyclase family protein: MKIVDLSVSIEEDLKDPLPFSIRYETHEEGADFGAKLVGVSPDDFPERKGLAGEFMTLTSHAGTHVDAPWHYWPTVEGKPSRTIDELPLEWFFSDGVVLDFTDKPPGYAVTVQDLKAELKRINYILKPYDIVMIRCDADKQRYNVKYSEIHVGVTAEATLWLTGQGIKVMGTDGWGWDIPLAVQAADYKKNPRDGVLWAAHYVGREKEYCQIEKLANLDQLPPYGFKVSVFPVKIKGASGGWTRAVAMLNT, encoded by the coding sequence ATGAAAATCGTTGACCTTAGCGTTTCGATAGAAGAAGATTTGAAAGATCCGCTGCCATTTTCGATTCGATATGAAACGCATGAAGAAGGGGCAGATTTCGGAGCAAAATTAGTTGGAGTTTCTCCAGATGACTTTCCAGAGAGAAAAGGACTAGCAGGCGAATTTATGACTTTAACAAGTCATGCCGGAACCCATGTAGATGCTCCGTGGCATTACTGGCCCACAGTTGAAGGAAAGCCTTCTCGAACAATCGATGAGCTTCCTTTAGAGTGGTTTTTTAGCGATGGTGTTGTACTAGATTTTACCGATAAACCACCTGGATATGCGGTGACGGTCCAGGATCTAAAAGCTGAACTTAAGCGCATTAACTATATACTAAAGCCGTATGATATTGTCATGATTCGTTGTGATGCTGATAAACAGCGGTATAACGTTAAGTACAGTGAAATTCATGTAGGCGTGACGGCAGAAGCAACGCTATGGCTGACTGGACAAGGCATTAAAGTAATGGGGACAGACGGTTGGGGCTGGGATATTCCGTTAGCAGTTCAAGCAGCTGATTATAAAAAAAATCCAAGAGACGGGGTGCTATGGGCAGCTCATTATGTTGGAAGAGAAAAAGAATACTGTCAAATTGAAAAACTAGCAAATCTAGATCAATTACCACCTTATGGCTTTAAGGTTTCAGTTTTTCCCGTCAAGATAAAAGGTGCAAGCGGAGGTTGGACGAGAGCCGTAGCTATGCTTAATACGTAA
- the wrbA gene encoding NAD(P)H:quinone oxidoreductase has translation MENVKLAVIYYSSTGTNYQMAQWAADGAKEAGADVKVLKVPETAPQAAIDSNPAWKAHVEETAAVPEVTLADLEWADAIIFSIPTRFGNVPGQVKQFLDTTGGLWFNGKLANKVVSGMTSAQNAHGGQEQTLLSLYTTMHHWGALVASPGYTDPVIFSSGGNPYGTSVTVDQNGKMVEDVEATVKHQAKRTVTVAGWVKQGNQ, from the coding sequence ATGGAAAATGTAAAATTAGCGGTTATCTACTATAGTTCAACAGGTACAAACTACCAAATGGCGCAGTGGGCAGCAGACGGTGCAAAAGAAGCAGGTGCAGATGTAAAAGTATTAAAAGTACCTGAAACAGCTCCACAAGCAGCAATTGATTCAAATCCAGCTTGGAAGGCACACGTAGAAGAAACAGCTGCTGTACCAGAAGTAACGCTTGCTGATTTAGAGTGGGCTGATGCAATTATCTTTAGCATTCCAACTCGTTTCGGAAACGTACCAGGACAAGTTAAGCAGTTCTTAGATACAACGGGTGGACTGTGGTTTAACGGTAAATTAGCAAACAAAGTCGTTAGTGGGATGACATCCGCACAAAACGCACACGGTGGTCAAGAACAAACTCTTTTATCTCTATACACAACAATGCATCACTGGGGCGCGCTTGTTGCATCACCAGGGTACACAGATCCAGTCATTTTCAGTTCAGGTGGGAACCCTTACGGAACAAGCGTAACGGTTGATCAAAATGGGAAAATGGTTGAAGATGTGGAAGCAACAGTGAAGCATCAAGCAAAGCGTACAGTAACAGTAGCTGGATGGGTAAAGCAAGGCAATCAATAA
- a CDS encoding FAD-dependent oxidoreductase — MKDRQVQNVLIVGGGISGLSAALALQKAGIEVEVAEKELDWNVYGVGIIQPPNALRALNEIGLADACIKQGTSYSGFDYYTGQGDFLFYTPSPTIEGYPGVNGISRRKLHEILFKAVEKADTKIYMGTTVSQIQNDEHKVTVELDNGITKTYDLVIGSDGANSSLRNLLFTDVEQRYSGQGVWRYNLPRRKEIDKGLFYYGKDSKAGLVPMSETEMYLLVTTHEPGNPKFPKSELHYLLKKRISVFGGVIAEVAEHIVNPDEVVYRPIFTHLMPKPWYKNRVVLVGDAAHGTAPHLGQGASIAIEDVIVLADLLKRNLSVSETLEEFMEKRFERCKLIVENSNQLVEWELLKAADQLKEKVDVGKYVKETLEKMNAPILKELNV; from the coding sequence ATGAAAGATAGACAGGTACAAAATGTTTTAATTGTCGGCGGAGGCATTAGCGGTTTATCTGCTGCATTAGCACTCCAAAAAGCTGGAATTGAAGTAGAGGTTGCTGAAAAAGAGTTAGACTGGAACGTTTACGGGGTTGGTATCATTCAACCACCTAACGCGCTTAGAGCGCTAAACGAAATTGGGTTAGCAGACGCGTGTATAAAACAAGGAACTTCCTACTCGGGCTTTGATTATTACACAGGGCAAGGTGACTTTTTGTTTTACACTCCTTCTCCAACAATTGAAGGGTACCCTGGCGTCAACGGAATTTCAAGACGAAAGCTGCATGAGATTTTGTTTAAAGCAGTAGAAAAAGCAGATACGAAGATTTATATGGGCACAACCGTGAGTCAGATTCAAAACGATGAACACAAAGTAACGGTAGAGTTAGATAATGGTATAACGAAAACGTATGATTTAGTAATTGGATCAGACGGAGCAAATTCAAGCCTGAGAAACCTACTTTTTACCGATGTCGAGCAGCGCTATAGCGGTCAGGGAGTATGGCGCTATAATTTGCCACGACGAAAAGAAATTGATAAAGGTCTCTTTTATTATGGAAAAGATTCAAAAGCTGGATTGGTGCCGATGTCTGAAACAGAGATGTATCTGCTTGTAACGACTCATGAACCTGGAAATCCCAAATTTCCTAAAAGCGAGCTCCATTATTTATTAAAGAAGCGGATTTCTGTATTTGGAGGTGTCATTGCGGAAGTAGCTGAACATATTGTTAATCCAGACGAAGTGGTATATCGTCCAATTTTTACGCATTTAATGCCAAAACCTTGGTATAAAAACCGCGTCGTGCTCGTTGGAGACGCTGCACACGGTACTGCTCCTCACTTAGGTCAAGGAGCATCGATTGCAATTGAAGATGTCATTGTACTAGCAGACTTACTAAAGCGGAACCTTAGTGTTTCAGAAACGCTAGAAGAATTTATGGAAAAGCGTTTTGAGCGCTGTAAGCTTATCGTTGAAAATTCTAATCAGCTTGTAGAATGGGAACTGTTAAAAGCAGCAGATCAGCTAAAAGAAAAAGTTGACGTAGGAAAATATGTAAAAGAAACGCTTGAAAAAATGAATGCTCCGATACTAAAGGAATTGAACGTGTAA
- a CDS encoding MBL fold metallo-hydrolase gives MNIQQIRNATLVLTYANKTFLIDPMLADQGTYPPFPNSVRQDQPNPLVPLPVPVTQLLNVDAVILTHLHLDHFDETAKELLDKDIKLFVQNEADKAEVKKAGFTNIEVLTEQTKFAGIQLIKTKGEHGRGEILKLTGEVCGIVFKHEDEKTLYVAGDTVWYEGVKENLSAHQPDVIVVNGGDNQFLEGGSLVMGKEDILHVHQFAPKATIISVHMEAVNHWTLSRAELKQFAIKHEITDKLLIPEDGETYSF, from the coding sequence ATGAATATCCAACAAATTCGAAATGCAACTCTTGTTCTTACCTATGCGAATAAAACCTTTTTAATTGATCCTATGTTAGCGGATCAAGGTACGTACCCTCCATTTCCAAACTCTGTACGACAAGATCAACCTAATCCACTTGTGCCTCTACCAGTACCTGTAACACAATTATTAAATGTAGATGCAGTGATTCTCACTCACCTGCACTTAGATCATTTTGATGAGACTGCTAAAGAACTATTAGACAAAGATATAAAGTTATTCGTACAAAATGAAGCGGATAAAGCTGAAGTAAAAAAAGCTGGTTTTACAAACATTGAAGTGTTAACTGAACAGACAAAATTTGCAGGCATACAGCTAATTAAAACAAAAGGTGAACATGGCCGCGGTGAGATTCTTAAGCTAACTGGGGAAGTGTGTGGAATTGTCTTTAAGCATGAAGATGAAAAAACGCTGTACGTTGCAGGTGATACAGTTTGGTATGAAGGAGTAAAAGAGAATCTCTCAGCCCACCAGCCAGACGTTATTGTTGTAAATGGTGGAGATAATCAATTCCTTGAAGGCGGCTCACTTGTAATGGGGAAAGAAGACATCCTGCATGTTCATCAGTTTGCTCCTAAAGCAACTATTATTTCCGTTCATATGGAAGCCGTAAATCATTGGACGCTATCAAGAGCTGAATTAAAGCAGTTTGCCATTAAGCATGAAATAACGGATAAGCTCCTCATTCCAGAAGATGGTGAAACTTACTCCTTTTAA
- a CDS encoding beta-lactamase family protein, with amino-acid sequence MNTNILSVISDIQKKVNFSGSILIKDEHHILAESSYGYANRADQIKNSLATRYGIASGCKLFTAIAICQLVEAGVLSFETRLKDCLDINFPRFDEIITVHHLLTHTAGIPDYFDEEVMDDFEELWTKTPMYKIRNLEEFLPFFQYEPMKYKVEEQFHYNNAGYILLGLIIEQTTQLSFHTYVEKEILHKAHMTSSGYFELDALPNHTALGYIDFPDDKWKTNIYSLPVKGGADGGAFVTVYDMNRLWNSLLNHQLLSKKYTTRLLTPHTETNNENSFYGYGVWMEKREDTIFKYHVMGYDPGVSFHSAFYPKYGVTTVICSNKSHGAFQIMKAVEEELCNSY; translated from the coding sequence TTGAATACGAATATTTTAAGCGTTATTAGCGATATCCAAAAGAAAGTTAACTTTTCTGGAAGTATTCTTATTAAAGATGAACACCATATACTAGCTGAAAGTAGCTACGGCTATGCCAATCGAGCTGACCAAATAAAAAATAGCCTTGCTACGCGATACGGTATTGCATCTGGCTGTAAGCTCTTTACAGCTATTGCGATTTGTCAGCTTGTAGAAGCAGGCGTCCTTTCGTTTGAAACAAGATTAAAAGATTGCCTTGATATTAATTTTCCTCGTTTTGATGAAATCATTACTGTTCATCACCTTTTAACGCATACAGCTGGAATACCTGACTATTTTGATGAAGAAGTAATGGATGATTTTGAAGAGTTGTGGACAAAAACCCCAATGTACAAAATAAGAAACTTAGAAGAATTTCTTCCTTTTTTCCAATATGAACCGATGAAGTATAAAGTTGAAGAGCAGTTTCATTATAATAATGCCGGTTATATCCTACTCGGCTTAATTATAGAGCAAACAACTCAGCTTTCATTTCATACATACGTAGAAAAAGAGATCCTACATAAAGCACATATGACAAGCTCTGGCTATTTTGAACTCGATGCTTTGCCAAATCATACAGCACTTGGCTACATTGACTTTCCTGACGACAAGTGGAAAACAAACATTTACTCCCTTCCTGTTAAAGGAGGTGCAGATGGCGGGGCGTTTGTAACGGTTTATGACATGAACCGCTTGTGGAATTCTCTTTTAAATCATCAGCTACTCAGTAAGAAATATACTACGCGTTTGCTTACCCCTCATACTGAAACCAATAATGAAAATAGTTTTTATGGTTATGGGGTGTGGATGGAGAAAAGGGAAGATACTATTTTCAAGTATCATGTTATGGGATATGACCCCGGTGTTAGCTTTCACTCTGCTTTTTATCCTAAGTACGGTGTCACTACAGTCATCTGTTCAAACAAATCACATGGAGCCTTTCAGATTATGAAAGCTGTTGAAGAAGAGTTGTGTAACTCTTATTAG